In Calothrix sp. PCC 7507, one DNA window encodes the following:
- a CDS encoding ATP-binding protein — protein MTNSQVKNYRKVSLRLILVLPFVIQIFAAVGLVGYLSFKNGEKAVNDLASQLMQKVNRLVNQHLDTYLATPHQINQINLDATELKMLKLEDIQNSERYFWKQMQVFNIGYISFANPQGEFIGVERLDNRNLLINEVTKNTHIGKLHVYTTDSQGNRSKLTAIKNYDPRLEAWYTDPIKAGKPVWSKIYQWEDKPDIFSISSSYPLYDHAHKIIGVISVDLILSQISNFLADLQVSRQGKIFILERSGLIVASGASERPYNVINGKAQRLSALNSQDSLIRGTAQNLQQKFGSFRAIQDSQELDFILKGERQFVQIQPWRDKLGLDWLVVVVVPESDFMAQINNNTRVSIMLCLIALGWATVIGIYTSRWITKPILRLQVASLAIASGKLDQKVEIEGIDELESLAQSFNQMAAQLKTSFLELETRVAERTFELTAAKETADSANKAKSEFLANMSHELRTPLNGILGYAQILQRDQTTNPKQKDGINIIYDCASHLLNLINDILDLSKIEARKLELAPKDFHFPTFLKSIVDICRIRAEQKEITFTYQELNQLPTALLADEKRLRQVLINLLGNAIKFTDQGGVIFQIGVLIDSPSISNLSSNINKANIDDFQKAKSSTAKIRFQIEDTGIGMSSSQLQKIFLPFEQVGDKQRMEEGTGLGLAISQQIVEMMGGDIEVESVCGQGSKFWFDLDLQISEQWIDLNSRKSTHNIIGYEGDKKKILVVDDRWENRSVIVNMLQPLGFDLIEAINGQEGLGQAIVWHPHLIITDITMPVINGLEMTKQLRLIPQLQEIIIIASSASVFIYNQQQGLESGCNDFLPKPVQSDELLAQIQRYLGLSWIYEVGSTTILSPELENTLSNTSLELVVPPTEELQALSTFANIGDIAGVEQEALRLQQLDSKYMTFTDKLLKLTEELDEEAILKLIKQYI, from the coding sequence ATGACAAATTCTCAAGTTAAAAATTATAGAAAAGTATCATTACGACTCATATTAGTTCTGCCCTTTGTGATCCAGATATTTGCTGCTGTGGGATTAGTAGGCTATCTTTCATTTAAAAATGGAGAAAAAGCCGTAAATGACCTTGCTAGTCAGTTGATGCAAAAAGTTAATAGACTCGTCAATCAGCATCTCGATACTTATCTAGCTACGCCTCACCAAATTAATCAAATAAATCTAGATGCTACAGAATTAAAGATGCTGAAATTAGAAGATATCCAGAACTCAGAGCGTTACTTCTGGAAACAAATGCAAGTATTTAATATTGGCTATATTAGTTTTGCCAATCCTCAAGGGGAATTTATTGGAGTTGAACGTTTAGATAATAGAAATCTTTTGATTAATGAAGTCACTAAAAATACTCACATCGGTAAACTTCATGTATATACAACAGACTCGCAAGGAAATCGCAGCAAACTGACAGCAATCAAAAATTATGACCCTCGTCTAGAAGCTTGGTATACAGATCCGATTAAGGCGGGTAAACCTGTCTGGAGCAAAATTTATCAATGGGAAGATAAACCAGATATTTTCTCTATATCCTCTAGTTATCCTCTTTATGATCATGCCCATAAAATCATTGGAGTCATTAGTGTCGATTTGATATTATCGCAAATTAGTAATTTTTTGGCTGATTTACAAGTTAGTCGCCAGGGAAAAATTTTTATTTTGGAACGCTCAGGTTTAATAGTAGCTTCTGGTGCTAGTGAACGACCATATAATGTAATTAATGGCAAAGCACAACGCTTGTCAGCATTAAATAGCCAAGATTCTTTAATTAGAGGTACAGCACAGAATTTACAGCAAAAATTTGGCAGTTTTAGAGCAATTCAGGATAGTCAAGAACTAGATTTTATCCTCAAAGGTGAGCGACAGTTTGTCCAGATTCAGCCTTGGCGTGACAAGCTAGGCCTGGATTGGTTAGTTGTAGTTGTTGTGCCAGAATCAGACTTCATGGCACAAATTAATAATAATACTCGCGTCAGCATAATGCTATGTTTAATAGCTTTAGGATGGGCTACTGTTATAGGAATTTACACATCTCGTTGGATCACAAAGCCGATTTTACGCTTACAGGTAGCCAGTTTAGCGATCGCTTCTGGAAAACTAGACCAAAAAGTAGAAATTGAGGGTATAGATGAACTAGAATCCTTAGCTCAATCTTTTAACCAAATGGCCGCACAATTAAAAACATCCTTCTTAGAACTGGAAACCAGAGTTGCAGAACGCACCTTTGAGTTGACGGCTGCAAAAGAAACTGCTGACAGCGCCAACAAAGCCAAGAGTGAATTCTTGGCGAATATGAGCCATGAACTTCGCACACCTCTAAATGGTATTTTAGGATATGCTCAAATCCTCCAACGAGATCAAACCACCAACCCTAAACAAAAAGACGGTATTAACATTATTTACGATTGTGCGTCTCATCTGCTGAACCTAATCAACGATATCCTCGACCTTTCAAAAATCGAAGCGAGAAAACTAGAATTAGCCCCTAAAGATTTTCACTTTCCCACTTTCCTCAAAAGCATAGTAGATATCTGTCGCATCAGAGCCGAGCAAAAAGAAATTACCTTTACATACCAGGAATTGAATCAATTACCTACAGCCTTATTAGCTGATGAAAAACGCTTGCGTCAGGTATTAATCAACTTATTAGGTAATGCGATCAAATTCACCGATCAAGGTGGAGTAATTTTCCAAATTGGTGTCCTGATTGATTCACCAAGCATTTCTAATTTATCATCTAATATAAATAAAGCAAATATAGATGATTTTCAAAAAGCAAAAAGCTCAACTGCTAAAATCAGGTTTCAAATTGAAGATACAGGCATTGGGATGAGTTCATCTCAATTACAAAAGATATTTCTGCCCTTTGAACAGGTGGGAGATAAGCAGCGTATGGAGGAAGGAACGGGACTAGGATTAGCTATTAGCCAACAAATTGTGGAAATGATGGGTGGTGATATCGAAGTAGAAAGTGTCTGCGGGCAAGGTAGCAAGTTTTGGTTTGATTTAGACTTACAAATATCAGAACAATGGATTGATTTAAATTCTCGTAAATCTACACATAACATCATCGGCTATGAAGGTGATAAAAAGAAAATTTTAGTTGTTGATGACCGTTGGGAAAATCGCTCTGTTATTGTGAATATGCTCCAACCATTAGGTTTTGATTTGATAGAAGCAATCAATGGGCAAGAGGGATTAGGGCAAGCTATTGTATGGCATCCTCATCTGATAATTACTGATATAACCATGCCTGTGATTAATGGTTTAGAGATGACGAAGCAGCTACGTTTAATCCCACAATTACAAGAAATTATCATTATTGCCTCATCTGCCAGTGTATTCATTTATAACCAACAACAAGGACTTGAATCTGGTTGTAATGATTTCTTACCTAAACCTGTTCAATCAGATGAACTACTAGCACAAATTCAGCGTTATTTAGGACTATCTTGGATTTATGAGGTAGGTAGTACAACTATCCTCTCACCAGAATTAGAAAATACTCTCAGCAATACTTCTTTAGAGTTAGTAGTTCCTCCTACTGAAGAATTACAAGCACTATCGACATTTGCCAATATTGGTGATATCGCAGGAGTCGAACAGGAAGCTTTGAGATTACAGCAGTTGGATAGTAAATATATGACCTTTACGGACAAGCTACTAAAACTAACCGAAGAACTAGATGAAGAAGCTATTCTTAAACTAATTAAACAGTATATTTGA
- a CDS encoding sensor histidine kinase, which produces MVTDKQSLIMIVDDNPTNTKVLFDFLQVSGFRVLVAKSGESALEKLQAVTPDLILLDVMMPGIDGFETCRRFKEQEHTQNIPVIFMTALSDVVDKVKGLSLGAVDYITKPIQLEDVLARVNVHLKLYKLHQKLEQRAAELATTVEQLQKSQFQLVQSEKMSALGELVAGVAHEINNPIGFIQGNLIYVQQYTQNLIDVIYLYKKSASQEEITKYEAKIDLEYLLKDLPQILTSMEEGVERISDISLSLRTFSRADSAVKIPFNIHDAINSTILILKHRLKASDIHPTIEVIKDYSDLPNIKCFPGQLNQVFMNLLANAIDALEESNLGRSYYEIAANPNKIFIQTALTDDKNYILVRIKDNGVGMTESIKQKIFDHLFTTKPVGKGTGLGLSITYKIIVEKHRGTLEVNSILGQGTEFLIKLPIL; this is translated from the coding sequence ATGGTTACTGATAAGCAAAGCTTAATTATGATTGTTGATGATAATCCAACAAATACTAAGGTACTTTTTGATTTTTTGCAAGTCTCAGGTTTTCGAGTTTTAGTGGCTAAAAGTGGTGAAAGTGCCCTAGAAAAGTTACAAGCAGTAACCCCAGACCTCATCCTTTTAGATGTAATGATGCCGGGAATAGACGGCTTTGAAACTTGTCGCCGCTTCAAAGAACAAGAACATACTCAAAACATCCCTGTCATCTTTATGACAGCTTTATCAGATGTAGTGGATAAAGTCAAAGGTTTATCTCTGGGTGCAGTAGATTATATTACCAAACCAATTCAACTAGAAGATGTACTTGCTCGTGTAAATGTTCACTTGAAACTATATAAACTGCACCAAAAACTAGAACAACGAGCAGCAGAGTTAGCTACTACCGTTGAGCAGCTACAAAAATCACAGTTTCAATTGGTGCAGAGTGAGAAAATGTCTGCTTTAGGAGAGTTAGTTGCAGGGGTAGCTCATGAAATCAATAATCCTATCGGTTTTATTCAAGGCAATCTCATTTATGTTCAACAATATACGCAAAACTTGATTGATGTCATTTACCTTTATAAAAAGTCTGCTTCTCAAGAGGAAATTACTAAATATGAAGCTAAAATTGACTTAGAATATCTATTGAAAGACCTCCCACAAATTCTCACATCAATGGAGGAAGGGGTAGAACGCATATCTGATATAAGCCTTTCTTTAAGAACCTTCTCTAGGGCTGATAGTGCTGTTAAAATTCCCTTTAATATTCATGATGCTATCAATAGCACTATCTTGATTCTTAAACACCGATTGAAAGCTTCAGATATTCACCCTACTATTGAAGTGATCAAAGATTATAGTGATTTGCCCAATATCAAATGCTTCCCTGGACAATTGAATCAGGTATTCATGAATCTTTTAGCTAACGCTATTGATGCTTTAGAAGAATCTAATTTAGGACGTAGCTATTACGAAATAGCAGCTAATCCTAATAAGATTTTTATTCAAACTGCTCTAACCGATGATAAAAATTATATTTTAGTTCGGATTAAAGATAATGGTGTAGGAATGACCGAGTCCATCAAGCAAAAAATATTTGATCATTTATTTACAACCAAGCCAGTGGGAAAAGGGACGGGCTTGGGATTATCAATTACTTATAAAATTATTGTGGAAAAACACAGAGGAACTCTGGAAGTAAATTCAATTCTAGGACAGGGTACAGAGTTTCTGATCAAGCTGCCAATTCTGTAA
- a CDS encoding cytochrome P450: MQLPNRLKIPSFLQKLYWVVDPVGYMEKAVQQHPDSFTAEIIGFGGNVVFVNHPQAIQEILTNDRKKFAAIGELSRILEPLIGEYSVLLLNGNHHKRQRQLMMPSFHGERLDIYGQLIRNMTEEVCNQLPFDKPLSALDVTQNISMEVILKVVFGLSEGERYRKLKDLVPKFVSEIFSSPLKSSFLFFPFLQQNLGSWSPWGRFIRQRQQIDELLYSEIAERREKNDPERVDILSLLMSAKDEEGQPMTDPELRDELMTLLIAGHETTATAMAWGLYWIHHVPKVREKLLQELDTIGDLKDPMNIFRLPYLGAVCNETLRISPVTIFTLPRAVQEPVTLLGHPLEAGTVVQACIYLTHQREDLYPQPKQFKPERFLEKQFSPYEFLPFGGGVRRCIGDALAQFEMKMVLATILSSYQLSLAGRQPERLQRRGIVLGPANGVKILVKGRRARQESLVTAANALSS; the protein is encoded by the coding sequence ATGCAACTACCCAACCGTCTCAAAATCCCTTCCTTTCTCCAAAAGCTCTACTGGGTTGTTGACCCTGTGGGCTATATGGAAAAAGCTGTTCAGCAGCATCCTGATAGTTTTACTGCTGAGATAATTGGTTTTGGTGGCAATGTAGTATTTGTAAATCATCCACAGGCAATCCAAGAAATTTTAACCAATGATAGGAAGAAGTTTGCAGCCATTGGTGAACTAAGTAGAATTTTAGAACCTTTGATAGGTGAATATTCGGTTCTCTTACTGAATGGTAATCACCACAAACGGCAAAGACAACTAATGATGCCCTCATTTCATGGAGAGCGTTTGGACATCTATGGTCAGCTAATCCGTAATATGACGGAAGAAGTCTGCAATCAGTTACCGTTTGACAAGCCCTTATCAGCCCTTGATGTAACGCAGAATATCTCCATGGAAGTTATATTAAAAGTTGTCTTTGGTCTATCTGAAGGAGAACGTTATCGAAAACTTAAAGATTTAGTACCAAAGTTTGTTTCGGAGATATTTAGTTCACCATTAAAATCTAGTTTTCTCTTTTTCCCATTCTTGCAACAGAATTTAGGATCTTGGAGTCCCTGGGGAAGATTTATCCGTCAACGGCAGCAAATTGATGAACTGCTATACAGTGAGATAGCTGAACGCAGAGAAAAAAACGATCCAGAACGGGTTGATATCCTTTCATTGCTCATGTCAGCTAAAGATGAAGAGGGTCAACCTATGACTGATCCGGAGTTACGCGACGAGTTGATGACCCTTTTAATTGCGGGTCATGAAACAACAGCAACAGCAATGGCTTGGGGACTATATTGGATTCACCATGTACCTAAAGTTCGTGAAAAACTTTTGCAAGAACTAGATACTATCGGGGATTTAAAAGACCCTATGAATATTTTTAGGCTACCTTATCTGGGGGCTGTCTGTAATGAAACTTTGCGGATTTCCCCTGTAACCATATTCACCTTGCCACGAGCAGTACAAGAACCAGTTACACTGCTGGGACATCCATTAGAGGCTGGTACAGTAGTGCAAGCTTGCATTTATCTGACTCATCAGCGTGAAGATTTATATCCTCAGCCCAAACAATTTAAGCCCGAGCGCTTTCTAGAAAAACAATTTTCTCCCTACGAATTTCTGCCCTTTGGTGGCGGTGTACGACGCTGCATTGGCGACGCTTTAGCACAGTTTGAAATGAAGATGGTATTGGCAACAATCCTTTCAAGCTATCAACTTTCATTGGCTGGTCGGCAACCAGAGAGACTTCAGCGCCGAGGTATTGTGCTGGGACCAGCCAATGGAGTAAAAATACTAGTTAAAGGACGGCGTGCGCGTCAAGAGTCTTTAGTCACTGCGGCAAATGCACTCAGTTCCTGA
- a CDS encoding sensor histidine kinase → MKKIKKYDLRKMTLRNMSECGLALRQLGNNANSMEDVSNHIIEYFYNNLVDQKSGDGSCALIRFFKTNSYEELEPALQKYVCKILDNDVVTNSLKCLTLMATAGELPEWNSRYESVGHQVIPLGSKEAIAQIPMISQLLYQLGLNADTIVKPDAHLLTDLEQKLYNVFYVSNALESPYIPAKESFIIPFNVKSVLGFGGLLPSGNMFAVIMFLKVVLPKMTVDLFRPLSLSVKTAILPFDDGKIFRDTTQVIYHTEVTTNENQDKTIQRLNSQIAVLTQLLDVSEQSTINQSDKLERAIAYLEETLERLKKTQIQLIQNEKMSSLGQMVAGIAHEINNPINFIYGNLIYTAEYTQYLLNLIQLYQKYFPDSPSEILEIIESIDLDFITSDLTKTFKSMQAGTQRIQDIVIGLRNFSRLDESDLKQADIHEGIDSTLMILEHRLKATDKYPEIQVIKEYGELPKIICYPGQLNQVFMNILTNAIYALQESYQFSAMDCELANSTKNLTFMAANYPTIGISTQVIDKKWVVIAIYDNASGMTKEVSSKIFDPFFTTKPVGTGTGLGLAISYQIVVNKHRGQITCNSAPGQGAEFLIKIPMRVD, encoded by the coding sequence ATGAAGAAGATAAAAAAATATGACTTGCGAAAAATGACTTTAAGAAATATGTCTGAATGTGGATTAGCTTTACGCCAATTGGGCAATAATGCTAATTCTATGGAGGATGTGAGTAATCATATAATTGAATATTTTTATAATAATTTAGTTGACCAAAAATCCGGGGATGGATCTTGTGCATTAATTCGGTTTTTCAAGACTAATTCCTATGAAGAATTGGAACCAGCTTTACAAAAATACGTTTGTAAAATCTTAGATAATGATGTAGTTACTAATAGTCTTAAGTGCTTAACTTTAATGGCGACTGCTGGGGAATTGCCAGAATGGAATTCGCGGTATGAATCTGTGGGACATCAGGTAATTCCGCTGGGGAGTAAAGAAGCGATCGCCCAAATTCCTATGATATCTCAACTCCTATATCAACTAGGCTTAAATGCAGATACTATAGTTAAACCAGATGCTCATTTATTAACTGATTTAGAGCAAAAGTTGTATAACGTTTTTTATGTCTCCAATGCTTTAGAAAGCCCTTATATTCCTGCCAAAGAATCATTCATAATTCCGTTTAATGTCAAATCTGTCTTAGGATTTGGTGGATTGCTACCTTCTGGAAATATGTTTGCTGTGATCATGTTTTTAAAAGTCGTGCTTCCTAAAATGACTGTCGATTTATTTCGTCCATTATCCTTAAGCGTCAAAACGGCAATTCTTCCCTTTGATGATGGCAAAATTTTTAGAGATACTACCCAAGTAATTTATCATACAGAAGTCACTACAAATGAAAATCAAGATAAAACTATTCAGCGACTCAATTCCCAAATTGCTGTGTTAACTCAATTGTTGGATGTTTCAGAGCAATCTACTATCAATCAGTCAGATAAACTTGAACGAGCGATCGCCTATCTTGAAGAAACTTTAGAACGGCTGAAAAAAACACAAATTCAACTAATTCAAAATGAAAAAATGTCTAGCTTGGGGCAGATGGTTGCGGGTATTGCTCATGAAATTAATAATCCCATAAACTTTATTTATGGCAATCTTATTTATACAGCAGAATATACTCAATATTTGCTAAATTTAATTCAGCTTTATCAAAAATATTTTCCCGATTCTCCATCTGAAATTCTGGAAATCATAGAATCTATTGATCTCGATTTTATCACTTCAGACTTAACTAAAACTTTCAAATCTATGCAAGCTGGAACGCAGCGAATTCAAGATATTGTAATTGGACTACGAAACTTTTCTCGCCTGGATGAATCTGACCTCAAACAAGCAGATATTCATGAAGGCATAGATAGTACTTTAATGATTTTAGAACACCGCTTAAAAGCAACAGATAAGTATCCAGAGATTCAGGTCATTAAAGAGTATGGTGAATTGCCTAAGATTATCTGTTATCCAGGCCAACTTAATCAAGTATTTATGAATATTCTGACTAATGCAATTTATGCCTTGCAAGAGAGTTATCAATTCTCCGCTATGGATTGTGAATTAGCCAATTCTACCAAAAATTTAACATTCATGGCTGCTAATTATCCCACTATTGGTATTAGCACCCAAGTAATTGACAAAAAATGGGTAGTAATAGCTATTTACGATAATGCTTCAGGGATGACAAAAGAAGTTAGTTCTAAAATATTTGACCCATTTTTTACTACAAAACCAGTGGGTACAGGTACTGGGTTAGGATTAGCTATTAGTTATCAGATTGTGGTGAACAAACATCGCGGACAAATAACATGTAACTCTGCACCAGGACAAGGAGCAGAATTTTTAATCAAGATTCCTATGAGAGTGGATTAA
- a CDS encoding Terpene synthase metal-binding domain-containing protein translates to MNNYIIPDLYCPFPSQVNQHVDVLEEYALEWALRFNLLKNELIYQRLSKSKFFLLAAGAYPYSQIEELKIANDLLNWVFIWDDQCDLSDLGKQPEVLKVFHQRFLEILNGSELTKKDTPLSYALGDLRQRMLQKVSKEWFLHLVHGFEEWFCGYEQEANIRAQGIIPDVYTYMKLRRASVGVNIFLTLTEMCHQLVIKDFLRNHNIMEKLKLMTGHIIAWSNDIFSASREMASGDVHNLVIVLNYQQQISWQQAIDNVAKMHDKEVKKMIRLEASIPSFGEEVDTQISNYILGCHTWIRSNLDWYSHSKRYQNTESLELVA, encoded by the coding sequence ATGAACAATTACATTATTCCTGATCTATACTGCCCATTTCCGTCGCAGGTCAATCAACATGTCGATGTTTTAGAAGAGTATGCTCTTGAATGGGCGTTGCGGTTCAACCTCCTGAAAAATGAATTAATTTATCAGCGTCTCTCTAAGTCAAAATTTTTTTTACTAGCTGCAGGTGCTTACCCTTACAGTCAGATCGAAGAACTGAAAATTGCAAATGACTTGTTAAACTGGGTATTTATTTGGGACGACCAATGTGATTTATCAGATTTAGGAAAACAACCTGAAGTACTAAAAGTTTTCCATCAAAGATTTCTGGAAATATTAAATGGATCAGAACTGACAAAGAAGGATACACCCCTTAGTTATGCTTTAGGTGATTTAAGACAACGAATGCTCCAAAAAGTGAGTAAAGAATGGTTTTTACACTTGGTGCATGGCTTTGAGGAATGGTTCTGCGGATATGAACAGGAAGCAAACATCCGTGCACAGGGAATCATTCCTGATGTTTACACCTATATGAAGTTACGTAGAGCCAGTGTGGGAGTAAATATTTTCCTCACATTGACTGAAATGTGTCATCAGTTGGTAATTAAGGATTTTTTACGAAACCACAACATAATGGAAAAGCTAAAATTGATGACAGGGCATATTATTGCCTGGTCTAATGATATCTTTTCTGCATCTAGAGAAATGGCCAGTGGTGATGTTCATAATCTTGTAATAGTACTTAATTACCAACAGCAAATTTCTTGGCAACAAGCAATAGATAATGTTGCTAAGATGCACGATAAAGAAGTAAAAAAAATGATCAGGTTAGAAGCATCTATTCCATCTTTTGGAGAAGAAGTAGATACTCAAATTTCAAACTATATATTGGGGTGTCATACCTGGATACGTAGTAACCTCGATTGGTATTCTCACTCTAAGCGCTATCAGAATACAGAAAGCCTAGAACTGGTGGCATAG
- a CDS encoding FIST signal transduction protein codes for MFKVVVGHSNDPDSLSAVKEVLQQCSASLGADIPQAGILFAAIDFEHSLVLQQINQAFPRIELIGGTTDGEISSVLEFQQDSITLMLFCSDEIKIYAGLGSQVSADATAATKQAVEQAKANSTAVPQLCLTHPESLTTSGVSILDGLKLALGENIPIFGGLAADQSRYQNTYQFFQTEVVSDSVPILLFYGKILFSHGVASGWHPIGKASKVTKVDKNIVYEIDGKRALDFYHYYLDSLSPSMEYPLAVFTQDGEGFYMRAPIAYDENIGSITFFADIPEQAVIQISEAGQEDILAASQASFMTALNNYPGIEPAAVLFFSCVARRQLLGTKTRQEYQNTKHCFPNSLAACGFYSYGEIAPLYPTGDTQFHNETFVTLILGSR; via the coding sequence ATGTTTAAGGTAGTAGTAGGTCACAGCAACGATCCAGATTCTCTGTCAGCAGTTAAGGAAGTTCTCCAACAATGCAGCGCCTCTTTAGGCGCAGACATCCCGCAAGCAGGGATACTTTTCGCAGCAATCGATTTTGAGCATTCCCTGGTCTTGCAACAAATTAATCAGGCTTTTCCCAGGATTGAGTTAATTGGTGGAACAACAGATGGTGAAATATCCTCGGTTCTAGAGTTTCAGCAAGACTCAATAACTTTAATGTTATTTTGCTCAGATGAAATTAAAATTTATGCCGGACTCGGAAGTCAGGTTTCCGCTGATGCTACTGCTGCAACTAAACAAGCTGTAGAACAAGCAAAAGCCAATAGCACAGCAGTTCCTCAATTATGTTTAACTCATCCAGAAAGCCTGACAACGAGTGGTGTGTCAATTTTAGATGGCTTGAAGTTAGCATTAGGGGAAAATATACCAATATTCGGTGGTTTAGCAGCAGATCAATCAAGATATCAAAACACATATCAATTCTTTCAAACAGAAGTTGTCAGTGATTCTGTACCTATTCTGCTTTTTTACGGCAAAATCTTGTTTTCCCACGGTGTAGCCAGTGGTTGGCATCCCATTGGTAAAGCAAGTAAAGTGACTAAGGTTGATAAAAACATAGTCTATGAAATAGATGGTAAGCGTGCTTTAGATTTCTATCATTATTATTTGGATTCCCTTTCTCCTTCAATGGAATATCCCCTAGCAGTGTTTACTCAAGATGGAGAAGGTTTTTATATGAGAGCGCCTATTGCTTATGATGAGAATATAGGTAGTATTACCTTTTTCGCAGATATTCCTGAGCAAGCAGTTATTCAAATTTCTGAAGCAGGTCAGGAAGATATCCTAGCAGCTTCTCAAGCATCTTTTATGACTGCCTTAAATAATTATCCGGGTATAGAGCCAGCAGCAGTTTTATTTTTTTCATGTGTAGCTCGTCGGCAATTACTTGGTACAAAAACACGCCAAGAGTACCAAAACACTAAGCACTGTTTTCCTAATTCTTTAGCAGCTTGTGGATTTTATTCCTATGGCGAAATTGCTCCTTTATATCCAACAGGTGACACGCAATTTCACAATGAGACTTTCGTCACGCTAATTTTAGGAAGTCGGTAA
- a CDS encoding ATP-binding protein — translation MEISDCEKEIQELQKANRILKKQLERSEADRVKLEETNKKKEYLLKNVIDELEASQRKVQERSSELETTLINLQTTQDKMSALGSLVADVAHEINNPIGFIAGNLLPAQKYIHDLLSLIDTYQKCYPQPYPEIQEIMNTIDLEYVREDLPKLIGSMKEGTNRIHNISNSLRIFCRADTENKILFNLKEGIENTLMLLKHRLKANQYRPAIQVLQEYGELPLVKCFPGQLNQVLMNLLANAIDALDESNDGRSFHDINANPNFIMIKTGLDKDKNHAVIHIQDNGVGMSEHIQEKVFDHLFTTKAVGKGTGLGLSIAHKIIVEKHGGTLKVNSLLGKGTEFIVSIPIY, via the coding sequence ATGGAAATTTCAGATTGCGAAAAAGAAATTCAGGAACTGCAAAAGGCTAATAGAATTCTCAAAAAACAATTAGAACGTTCGGAAGCAGACCGTGTCAAATTAGAGGAAACAAATAAAAAAAAAGAATACTTACTAAAGAATGTTATTGATGAGTTAGAAGCATCACAGAGAAAGGTACAAGAAAGAAGTTCCGAACTAGAAACAACATTAATTAATTTACAAACAACACAGGATAAAATGTCTGCGTTGGGAAGTCTCGTGGCAGATGTAGCTCACGAAATTAACAATCCGATTGGCTTCATTGCGGGTAATTTACTTCCGGCTCAAAAATATATTCATGACTTATTAAGTCTGATCGATACTTATCAAAAGTGCTATCCACAACCATATCCAGAAATTCAAGAAATTATGAATACAATCGACTTAGAGTACGTGCGTGAGGATCTACCAAAACTCATTGGTTCAATGAAAGAAGGTACTAATCGCATTCACAATATTAGTAATAGCTTGCGAATTTTCTGTAGAGCAGATACAGAGAACAAAATTCTCTTTAACCTTAAAGAAGGCATTGAGAATACTCTCATGCTTTTGAAGCATCGTTTGAAAGCAAATCAATATCGCCCTGCTATTCAAGTACTTCAAGAATACGGTGAACTACCTCTAGTCAAATGTTTTCCCGGACAACTTAATCAAGTATTAATGAATTTATTAGCAAATGCCATTGATGCATTAGACGAGTCTAATGATGGGCGTAGTTTTCATGATATTAATGCAAATCCTAATTTTATTATGATTAAAACCGGATTAGATAAAGATAAAAATCACGCTGTGATTCATATTCAAGATAATGGAGTAGGAATGTCAGAGCATATACAAGAAAAAGTCTTTGATCATTTATTTACTACTAAAGCTGTAGGCAAAGGTACAGGGTTAGGGCTATCAATTGCTCATAAAATAATTGTAGAAAAACATGGGGGAACTCTGAAGGTCAATTCATTGCTAGGAAAGGGTACTGAATTTATAGTTAGTATTCCAATTTATTAG